In one Mesosutterella faecium genomic region, the following are encoded:
- a CDS encoding LysR family transcriptional regulator: MAEPLPSRNISLKKSLFNKDFEIFLSLCETRSFRKTAQLAELSVASVSRILSELEASLGVLLFDRSRRPASLTAEGRRLESELRPCMRQFEKSVTEIRLMSRIRPSLRIGFIDSFSYDIAPAFIRKMAPSLQRISCLTGGADRLCERLAAREVDVILSINPCFEAPGLRRFKLLTEPSVIIFPRSAAPAAFSPGSWRELAFCGLPFIHNYRSSGGGRLEDGHFQTHDIPVCGNIYTDSIGMRMKLVAQGLGWAIIRPLSLLQHLELLEELRVLPSPPPGLSRSIYVLAEASVPSELFTRIITELHGIIRDDILGRIAPLLPQGTAGIELRPLPEALKD, from the coding sequence CCGAGCCGCTTCCCAGCAGAAACATCAGTCTGAAAAAAAGCCTTTTCAACAAGGACTTTGAGATCTTCCTGAGCCTCTGCGAGACTCGCTCCTTTCGAAAGACGGCGCAGCTCGCGGAGCTGTCAGTCGCCTCGGTCTCGCGAATTTTGAGCGAGCTCGAGGCCTCGCTGGGGGTCCTTTTGTTCGACCGCTCGCGCCGCCCCGCCTCGCTCACGGCCGAAGGCCGCCGCCTGGAAAGCGAGCTGCGCCCCTGCATGCGGCAGTTTGAAAAAAGCGTTACGGAAATCCGGCTCATGAGCCGCATCAGGCCTTCCCTCAGGATCGGCTTCATCGACAGCTTTTCCTACGACATCGCCCCGGCCTTCATCAGAAAAATGGCCCCGTCGCTGCAGAGGATCTCGTGCCTCACGGGAGGCGCGGACCGCCTCTGCGAGCGGCTTGCCGCTCGGGAAGTGGACGTCATCCTTTCCATCAACCCCTGCTTTGAAGCCCCGGGGCTGCGCCGCTTCAAGCTGCTCACCGAACCCTCGGTCATCATTTTCCCACGCAGCGCAGCCCCCGCAGCCTTCAGTCCGGGCAGCTGGCGGGAGCTCGCCTTCTGCGGTCTGCCCTTCATCCACAACTACCGCTCGAGCGGCGGGGGCAGGCTTGAGGACGGGCATTTCCAGACCCACGACATCCCCGTCTGCGGCAACATCTACACCGACAGCATCGGGATGCGCATGAAGCTCGTGGCCCAGGGGCTGGGCTGGGCCATTATCCGACCGCTGTCTCTGCTGCAGCACCTGGAGCTCCTCGAGGAGTTGCGCGTCCTGCCCTCTCCTCCGCCGGGACTGTCAAGATCCATCTACGTCCTTGCGGAAGCGAGCGTCCCCTCCGAGCTCTTCACCCGGATCATCACGGAGCTGCACGGCATCATCCGGGACGATATCCTCGGGCGCATCGCGCCGCTGCTGCCGCAGGGGACTGCGGGCATCGAGCTCCGTCCTCTGCCCGAAGCCCTGAAGGACTAG
- a CDS encoding M20 metallopeptidase family protein, whose protein sequence is MNPDIYEAIKAEARAMQDSIVGWRHHLHENPELSFKETGTTEFIRRELESFGYRDIQVGFGPVGTGLCTYVGQGGRCVGLRCDIDALPIAEQTGLLYQSKNPGVMHACGHDAHAACMLAAARILKLYEKDLPVRVKIFFQPAEETRTKIFEKPLSGAGYVVRSGALEGVDAMFGMHVWGIFEAGKVFVREGATMMASGRFSLKVIGKGTHGASPHLGCDPVTTASQIVCGLQTIVSRETSPIEPALITVGTIHGGTATNVIPQEVTLSGTIRAAREDLVRFMGKRLGELASLTAQAHRCRTEYSLLINGPAVMNNPAMVSVVRSAAGAILGSGRVKDVDMLTGSEDFREYSARVPSCLYFMGMKDEGKGVGQPQHDPAFLVNDAVLSDAAAVMAAIPFAFGQACQG, encoded by the coding sequence ATGAATCCTGATATTTATGAGGCAATCAAGGCCGAGGCCCGCGCAATGCAGGACTCGATCGTGGGCTGGAGGCACCATCTGCACGAGAACCCCGAGCTTTCCTTCAAGGAGACGGGCACCACGGAGTTCATCCGCAGGGAGCTTGAGTCCTTTGGCTACAGGGACATCCAGGTGGGGTTCGGCCCGGTCGGAACGGGGCTTTGCACGTACGTGGGGCAGGGCGGCCGCTGCGTGGGGCTGCGCTGCGACATCGACGCTCTGCCGATTGCCGAGCAGACAGGGCTGCTCTACCAGTCGAAGAACCCCGGGGTCATGCACGCCTGCGGGCATGACGCCCATGCCGCCTGCATGCTCGCTGCCGCCCGAATCCTGAAGCTATACGAGAAAGATCTGCCGGTGCGGGTGAAAATCTTTTTCCAGCCCGCGGAAGAGACGCGCACGAAGATTTTTGAAAAGCCGCTCTCTGGGGCGGGCTACGTCGTGCGCAGCGGCGCGCTCGAAGGCGTGGACGCGATGTTCGGCATGCACGTCTGGGGGATATTCGAGGCCGGGAAGGTCTTTGTCCGCGAGGGCGCGACTATGATGGCTTCGGGGCGCTTCAGCCTGAAGGTGATCGGCAAGGGCACTCACGGCGCGAGCCCTCACCTGGGGTGCGATCCGGTCACGACGGCCTCCCAGATCGTCTGCGGTCTGCAGACGATCGTCTCGCGGGAAACGAGTCCGATCGAACCCGCACTGATCACGGTGGGCACCATCCACGGGGGGACCGCGACCAACGTGATCCCGCAGGAAGTGACGCTCTCGGGCACGATCCGGGCAGCGCGCGAGGATCTAGTGCGGTTTATGGGCAAGCGGCTGGGGGAGCTTGCATCGCTCACCGCGCAGGCCCATCGCTGCAGGACCGAATACAGCCTCCTCATCAACGGGCCGGCCGTGATGAATAACCCGGCGATGGTCTCGGTGGTGCGCAGCGCGGCAGGCGCGATTCTAGGAAGCGGGCGTGTGAAGGACGTCGACATGCTCACGGGCTCGGAGGACTTTCGTGAATATTCCGCCCGGGTTCCGTCCTGTCTTTACTTCATGGGCATGAAGGACGAGGGAAAGGGCGTTGGCCAGCCTCAGCACGATCCCGCCTTTCTCGTAAACGACGCGGTGCTCTCAGATGCCGCAGCCGTGATGGCGGCCATTCCGTTTGCCTTCGGGCAGGCCTGCCAGGGCTAG
- the dcuC gene encoding C4-dicarboxylate transporter DcuC: MEYLASFLAVLVTIATGWLVIKRYPTVIVLLGSGLIMIAIAILFGADHILPKGAKSTGLVWFDLIDLIRLASVKQVAGIGMIIMVAGGFAKYMERIGASGALVKVCISPLKALKSPYLVLALCYMLGAAMCPVVPSHGGLAMLLLTTMYPILLKLGVSRAGAAAAIFCSGTIGMGPGTGTALFAAKIANIEPIVYFVQYQLPVAIPMIITIAVLNFFVQRYYDRKNDDVYTDSVFDSGKLMPVGPSGYAILPVLPIALLCVFSKFGYQSIQLNTVTALFLSWIIGVVVELIRRRDLMKVCEDAMAMIKGMGSLFTTIVSLIIAAQIFATGIKLCGLIDLLLKCANYGGFGMTGMAGVLSGLIAIVAFLTGSGVGALTSLGSIATDVAAGLGGDVTQLISSMQFTAGLARGISPVAGATIVVAAAAGITPIAIIRRTAIPMLGGWIVMMIGNYLLLG, translated from the coding sequence ATGGAATATCTGGCGTCATTTCTAGCGGTGCTTGTGACCATTGCCACAGGGTGGCTCGTCATCAAGCGATATCCCACTGTCATTGTCCTTCTGGGCTCGGGCCTGATCATGATCGCCATTGCGATCCTGTTCGGGGCCGACCACATTTTGCCTAAGGGCGCGAAGTCCACGGGGCTTGTCTGGTTCGACCTCATCGACCTGATCCGGCTCGCGAGCGTGAAGCAGGTGGCCGGCATCGGTATGATCATCATGGTGGCCGGGGGCTTCGCGAAGTACATGGAGCGCATAGGCGCTTCGGGCGCCCTGGTGAAGGTCTGCATTTCCCCGCTTAAGGCGCTCAAGAGCCCGTATCTCGTGCTCGCGCTCTGCTACATGCTGGGCGCGGCGATGTGCCCGGTCGTCCCGAGCCACGGAGGGCTGGCGATGCTGCTGCTCACCACGATGTACCCGATCCTGCTCAAGCTCGGCGTCTCCCGGGCGGGTGCAGCGGCCGCTATCTTCTGCTCGGGCACGATCGGAATGGGGCCCGGCACGGGCACGGCGCTTTTTGCGGCGAAAATCGCCAACATCGAGCCGATCGTCTATTTCGTCCAGTACCAGCTGCCGGTCGCGATCCCCATGATCATCACGATCGCGGTGCTCAACTTCTTCGTCCAGCGCTACTACGACCGGAAGAATGACGACGTCTACACGGACTCCGTCTTTGACAGCGGAAAGCTGATGCCGGTCGGCCCCTCGGGCTATGCGATTCTGCCGGTCCTGCCGATCGCGCTCCTTTGCGTGTTCTCGAAGTTCGGCTACCAGTCGATCCAGCTCAACACCGTGACCGCGCTCTTTCTTTCCTGGATCATCGGCGTCGTGGTCGAGCTCATCCGCCGCCGCGACCTGATGAAGGTCTGCGAGGACGCGATGGCGATGATCAAGGGCATGGGGTCGCTCTTCACCACGATTGTGTCCCTCATCATTGCGGCCCAGATCTTCGCGACCGGCATCAAGCTCTGCGGTCTGATCGACCTGCTGCTCAAATGCGCGAACTACGGTGGCTTCGGCATGACCGGGATGGCCGGTGTCCTTTCGGGCCTGATCGCGATCGTCGCCTTCCTCACAGGCAGCGGCGTGGGCGCGCTCACGAGTCTGGGGTCCATCGCGACCGATGTGGCCGCGGGCCTGGGCGGGGACGTGACCCAGCTCATCTCCTCCATGCAGTTTACGGCGGGGCTCGCCCGCGGTATCTCGCCAGTGGCGGGCGCCACGATTGTGGTGGCTGCCGCGGCCGGCATCACGCCGATCGCCATCATCCGCCGCACGGCAATCCCGATGCTCGGGGGCTGGATCGTGATGATGATCGGCAACTATCTTCTTCTGGGCTGA
- the ahpC gene encoding alkyl hydroperoxide reductase subunit C: MSLINKEVADFTASAYQADKFITVSKKDILGKWSVFMFYPADFTFVCPTELSDLNDQYEAFKKIGCEVFSVSTDSQFVHKAWHDASETIRALRFPMLSDSNHELSRDFGVLIEKAGQAERGTFVVDPDGRIKAYEVVDGNIGRNAEELLRQVEALQYVREHGDLACPARWKPGKKTLKPGIDLVGKI, translated from the coding sequence ATGTCTCTCATCAACAAGGAAGTTGCCGACTTCACCGCCTCCGCCTACCAGGCCGACAAGTTCATCACTGTGAGCAAGAAGGACATTCTCGGCAAGTGGTCCGTCTTCATGTTCTATCCCGCGGACTTCACTTTCGTGTGCCCGACCGAGCTCTCCGACCTGAACGACCAGTACGAGGCCTTCAAGAAGATCGGCTGCGAAGTCTTCTCCGTGTCGACCGACTCCCAGTTCGTGCACAAGGCCTGGCACGACGCCTCGGAGACGATCCGCGCGCTGCGCTTCCCGATGCTCTCGGACAGCAACCATGAGCTCTCCCGCGACTTCGGCGTGCTCATTGAAAAGGCGGGCCAGGCCGAGCGCGGCACCTTCGTCGTGGATCCCGACGGCCGCATCAAGGCCTACGAAGTGGTGGACGGCAACATCGGCCGCAACGCCGAGGAGCTGCTGCGCCAGGTCGAAGCCCTGCAGTATGTGCGCGAGCACGGCGACCTCGCCTGCCCGGCGCGCTGGAAGCCCGGCAAGAAGACCCTGAAGCCCGGCATTGATCTCGTCGGCAAGATCTGA
- a CDS encoding NAD-dependent epimerase/dehydratase family protein yields MADFKAFDKTSKVLITGAAGFIGFHLARRLLSLGASVLGFDNLNDYYEVSLKKSRLDILARFPGFTFVKGDLADEKAVAGVFESFHPDIVVNLAAQAGVRYSIDHPRSYIDSNIVGFFNILEACRRHQVAHLLFASSSSVYGNQQKTPFSTADNVDHPISLYAATKKSDELMAYAYSHLYGIPATGLRFFTVYGPFGRPDMAYFKFANKIRRGEAIQIYNHGDMYRDFTYVDDIVTGMEHMLCNPPRKNELGDAYKVYNIGNHKPEKLMHFIEVLEQALGKKAKKEYLPMQPGDVYQTYADVSELQRDFDFKPETTIEEGLGKFAQWYKTYYK; encoded by the coding sequence ATGGCAGATTTCAAAGCGTTTGACAAAACAAGCAAAGTATTGATCACCGGGGCGGCCGGTTTTATAGGCTTTCATCTGGCCCGGCGGCTGCTCTCGCTCGGAGCCTCTGTCCTTGGGTTTGACAACCTCAATGATTACTATGAGGTTTCTTTAAAGAAAAGCCGCCTGGACATCCTTGCCCGTTTTCCGGGATTTACCTTTGTCAAAGGGGATTTGGCCGATGAAAAGGCCGTGGCGGGGGTCTTTGAGTCCTTTCATCCGGATATCGTTGTGAATCTGGCGGCCCAGGCCGGGGTGCGCTACAGCATCGACCATCCCCGTTCTTATATTGATTCCAACATTGTGGGCTTTTTCAATATCCTGGAGGCCTGCCGCCGTCATCAAGTCGCGCATCTGCTCTTCGCATCGAGCTCGTCCGTGTATGGCAATCAGCAGAAAACGCCGTTTTCAACGGCCGATAATGTGGATCATCCCATCAGCCTCTATGCGGCGACCAAGAAGTCTGACGAGCTGATGGCTTATGCCTACAGCCATCTCTACGGGATTCCGGCAACGGGACTGCGCTTCTTTACGGTTTACGGGCCTTTTGGCCGCCCGGACATGGCCTATTTCAAGTTTGCCAATAAAATCCGCCGGGGAGAGGCGATCCAGATTTACAACCACGGGGACATGTACCGGGACTTTACCTACGTGGACGACATCGTGACCGGCATGGAGCACATGCTGTGCAATCCGCCCAGAAAAAATGAACTGGGAGACGCCTACAAAGTCTATAACATCGGAAACCATAAGCCGGAAAAGCTCATGCATTTCATCGAGGTGCTGGAGCAGGCCCTGGGGAAAAAGGCCAAAAAGGAATATCTGCCCATGCAGCCCGGCGATGTGTACCAGACCTATGCCGATGTGAGCGAGCTGCAGCGCGACTTTGACTTTAAGCCGGAAACGACCATTGAAGAAGGGCTGGGGAAATTCGCCCAGTGGTACAAAACTTACTATAAGTGA
- a CDS encoding glycosyltransferase family 8 protein, which translates to MKQFESSFFDVSHFIASEKIFNYLPADDAREQIHVSYNVNDAYIPFMGASMVSVIENNKGASLSFHIFTDGYSDGSEENIRKTAQKFHCCCYLYRVNMEPFKDFHIKVSRFSRVTYVRLYMPKVLGKYADRYIYADSDTMCISSLKPLMHLDMKGYAIAAAADRPDSVKYRSEYLKLKNGRYFNDGIMLVDCKQWEKDHITEKAFSFQCEPKERFLGQSQDILNLVFDGNLYFLPHAYNITDGGDDYDTDQGVFIHWAGRRKPWNMVLTPFDAQWRKYNALSPWPTVTNILPIKKPENYHDFQQWGRYQKKHGNLAGYFKGIFWYSWLRMRYKLHL; encoded by the coding sequence GTGAAACAGTTTGAATCGTCGTTTTTTGATGTATCTCATTTTATTGCGTCAGAAAAAATATTTAATTATCTGCCAGCCGACGATGCCCGGGAGCAAATTCACGTTTCTTATAACGTTAACGATGCGTATATTCCGTTTATGGGCGCCTCAATGGTTTCTGTCATAGAAAACAATAAGGGTGCGTCGCTTTCATTTCACATTTTTACAGACGGGTACAGCGATGGCAGTGAGGAAAACATTAGGAAAACAGCCCAGAAATTTCACTGCTGCTGCTATTTATATCGTGTGAATATGGAGCCGTTTAAGGATTTCCATATTAAGGTTTCACGTTTCTCACGTGTAACCTACGTCAGACTTTATATGCCGAAGGTATTGGGAAAATATGCAGACAGGTATATTTATGCGGACTCCGATACCATGTGCATTTCTTCATTAAAGCCTCTGATGCACCTGGATATGAAAGGCTATGCCATAGCCGCGGCCGCTGATCGTCCTGATTCCGTCAAATACAGATCTGAATATTTGAAGCTAAAGAATGGAAGATATTTCAACGATGGCATTATGCTAGTGGACTGTAAGCAGTGGGAGAAAGACCATATTACGGAAAAAGCCTTTTCTTTCCAATGCGAACCGAAAGAGCGTTTTTTAGGGCAAAGCCAGGATATACTGAATTTGGTTTTTGACGGAAATCTTTATTTTCTGCCGCATGCCTATAATATAACGGACGGCGGAGATGATTATGATACTGATCAGGGAGTGTTTATTCACTGGGCCGGAAGAAGAAAGCCGTGGAACATGGTCCTGACGCCCTTCGATGCCCAATGGCGCAAATATAATGCTTTATCGCCCTGGCCCACTGTTACGAATATTCTGCCGATTAAAAAACCTGAAAATTATCATGATTTCCAACAGTGGGGACGATATCAGAAAAAGCATGGAAATCTGGCGGGATATTTTAAGGGGATATTTTGGTATTCGTGGCTGCGGATGCGCTATAAACTGCATCTTTAA
- a CDS encoding M20 family metallopeptidase — translation MEEVLQRWYDLISIDSVMGHEAKAAEYVKKTLESFGLIVHMSYFPEDEKNERPSVWTVLDSGRPGPTLLFIGHIDTVDVNREAWVTDPFKPTLIDGKVYGRGAMDMKGGDAAILSTIGYFSAHRSEFAGKIMACFVSDEEGLSQGTYELVRENVIHADLALMAECRYDNVAVGFRGRFSFEVTVKGKAGHASRYPQVGENALISAGKLAAAIEALPTLSHPKLNRGTWCVRYLSGGSAGALVVPDSCYMFVDRYVVPGETAELCISQIMEAANALGLGGKVSVRLKPRKSPYMQAFAIPEDHVLVRTLQRHYRDVTGVDLPVAYDPSVCDSNILAVSLGIPVVTFGPSGGNMHGDNEYGVPEQVTNALEIYKRLTRDLLKPGAA, via the coding sequence ATGGAAGAAGTTCTTCAGCGCTGGTACGACCTGATCAGCATCGACTCCGTCATGGGCCACGAGGCTAAGGCCGCGGAGTATGTGAAGAAAACGCTCGAGTCCTTCGGGCTCATCGTGCATATGAGCTATTTCCCGGAAGACGAGAAGAACGAGCGCCCCTCGGTCTGGACGGTTCTCGACAGCGGAAGGCCCGGCCCGACGCTGCTTTTCATCGGCCACATCGATACGGTGGACGTGAACCGCGAGGCCTGGGTGACCGATCCCTTCAAGCCTACGCTGATCGACGGGAAGGTCTACGGCCGCGGAGCCATGGACATGAAGGGAGGAGACGCCGCCATCCTCTCAACCATCGGCTACTTCAGCGCCCACCGCAGCGAGTTCGCAGGGAAGATCATGGCCTGCTTCGTCTCCGATGAGGAGGGGCTCTCGCAGGGCACCTACGAGCTCGTGCGAGAGAACGTGATCCATGCGGACCTCGCCTTGATGGCCGAGTGCCGCTATGACAACGTCGCAGTGGGCTTCCGCGGACGCTTCAGCTTCGAGGTGACGGTGAAGGGCAAGGCCGGCCACGCGAGCCGCTACCCGCAGGTGGGGGAGAACGCCCTCATCAGCGCGGGGAAGCTCGCCGCCGCGATCGAAGCGCTGCCCACGCTCTCTCACCCGAAGCTCAACCGCGGGACCTGGTGCGTCCGTTACTTGAGCGGCGGCAGCGCCGGGGCGCTTGTTGTCCCCGACAGCTGCTACATGTTCGTCGACCGCTACGTGGTGCCCGGCGAGACCGCGGAACTCTGTATCTCGCAGATCATGGAGGCGGCGAACGCCCTGGGCCTCGGCGGCAAGGTCTCCGTGCGGCTCAAGCCCCGCAAGAGCCCCTACATGCAGGCCTTCGCCATACCGGAAGACCACGTGCTCGTGCGGACCCTGCAGCGCCACTACCGCGATGTGACCGGAGTGGATTTGCCGGTAGCCTACGACCCCTCGGTGTGCGACTCCAACATTCTCGCGGTCTCGCTCGGCATTCCTGTGGTCACTTTCGGGCCCTCAGGCGGCAACATGCACGGCGACAACGAGTACGGGGTCCCCGAGCAGGTGACCAACGCGCTTGAGATCTACAAGCGCCTCACCCGCGATCTGCTCAAGCCCGGCGCGGCTTGA
- a CDS encoding Na+/H+ antiporter NhaC family protein, with amino-acid sequence MKSEHTIVKPWQALSMLVVGVLIIVYGLMGLSVNVRIVLAVDGVVMCLMAVLFGVPYSKLQTGIKDIIASMLIAMLILLAVGVLIGSWMAAGTIPVMVYYGMQVITPALFLPVACILCTLMSTFAGTSWGTLATVGVACMGVASGLGVPMEAAAGAVCVGAFFGDKISPLSDSTVITATVTDTPLMSGIWHALLTTGPAYLISLVFFFIYGSSFQSGVAESAVYDEILTTLAHTFNLSVITLLPLVVVVGLIVWKKPTLPTFVAGIAVAAVLAMILQGMDLKTVLTSLYSGYSGHSGSAFVDKMLNRGGFTSMLSTIGLLMAAGIFGAPLRTAGVADVLLDFVKRLATSPRVMSFSIMCLHALFFLITGAYYVSYPVIGAMTKDMFSEYGLDRKNLMRMMLDTGTGLAPLVPWSTTGSYTAATLGVANLAFLPYAPMLWLSIVFSAFIALTGIGSAKLPRRSGNSQAGAASEAN; translated from the coding sequence GTGAAATCAGAACATACCATCGTGAAGCCCTGGCAGGCCCTTTCAATGCTTGTCGTGGGCGTCCTCATCATTGTCTACGGCCTCATGGGTCTCTCCGTGAACGTCCGCATCGTGCTTGCTGTGGACGGCGTCGTCATGTGCCTTATGGCGGTGCTTTTCGGCGTCCCGTACTCGAAGTTGCAGACGGGCATCAAGGACATCATCGCCTCGATGCTGATCGCAATGCTCATTCTGCTCGCCGTGGGCGTCCTGATCGGAAGCTGGATGGCCGCGGGCACCATCCCCGTCATGGTCTACTACGGCATGCAGGTGATCACTCCGGCGCTCTTCCTGCCGGTCGCCTGCATTCTGTGCACGCTGATGAGCACCTTCGCGGGCACCTCTTGGGGAACGCTCGCCACCGTGGGCGTCGCCTGCATGGGCGTCGCCTCCGGCCTGGGCGTCCCGATGGAGGCCGCCGCCGGCGCGGTCTGCGTGGGGGCGTTCTTCGGCGACAAGATCTCGCCCCTGAGCGACTCGACCGTGATCACGGCCACCGTTACGGACACCCCGCTCATGTCCGGGATCTGGCACGCGCTTCTCACCACGGGGCCGGCCTACCTGATCAGCCTCGTCTTCTTCTTCATATACGGCAGCTCCTTCCAGAGCGGCGTGGCTGAAAGCGCAGTCTACGACGAGATCCTCACGACTCTCGCACACACCTTCAACCTGTCGGTGATCACGCTGCTTCCGCTCGTGGTCGTGGTGGGGCTCATCGTCTGGAAGAAGCCCACGCTGCCCACGTTCGTGGCCGGCATTGCGGTGGCCGCGGTCCTCGCCATGATTCTTCAGGGCATGGACTTGAAGACCGTCCTCACCAGCCTCTACAGCGGCTACTCCGGGCATTCCGGGTCGGCCTTCGTTGACAAAATGCTCAACCGCGGCGGCTTCACCAGCATGCTGAGCACGATCGGGCTGCTGATGGCGGCGGGCATCTTCGGCGCGCCGTTGCGCACCGCGGGCGTGGCCGACGTGCTGCTCGACTTCGTGAAGCGCCTTGCTACGAGCCCCCGCGTGATGAGCTTTTCGATCATGTGCCTGCACGCGCTCTTTTTCCTCATCACGGGCGCCTACTACGTGAGCTATCCGGTGATCGGCGCGATGACGAAGGATATGTTCTCGGAGTACGGGCTCGACCGCAAGAACCTGATGCGCATGATGCTCGACACCGGCACGGGGCTTGCTCCGCTCGTGCCTTGGTCGACGACCGGCTCCTACACGGCGGCGACGCTGGGCGTCGCGAACCTCGCGTTCCTGCCCTATGCGCCGATGCTCTGGCTGTCCATTGTCTTTTCGGCTTTCATCGCACTCACGGGCATCGGCTCGGCAAAGCTGCCCCGCCGTAGCGGGAATTCGCAGGCCGGGGCCGCTTCCGAGGCGAACTGA
- a CDS encoding YgfZ/GcvT domain-containing protein: MMQEGSWAVSPQDCRGLGQGAALSPLESLSVIRASGADALGFFDRLFCSRISDIGEGAKLTGWADAQGRLIAAPRIVREATESFLLLIPRGLAPAFLKKIRLYVFRSKVKFEDVTESLCVSGLAGGGAARVLEAAGLSVPEKPWEASRSEGLTAVRVSDADPGRVPAFEAAFPRVIVLGEPGALSRLDAPKAPEGLWWLADISCGLPMVFAVTSGRFLPQAVGLEKLGGVSFNKGCYPGQEVIARLQNHPERLKRQPEILCSHEPLPGAGGECPGGTVVESVSAGEAFYALIEKQR, from the coding sequence ATGATGCAGGAAGGAAGCTGGGCGGTAAGCCCGCAGGACTGCCGCGGGCTCGGGCAGGGGGCGGCGCTCTCGCCGCTTGAGTCGCTTTCGGTAATCCGCGCCTCAGGCGCGGATGCGCTTGGATTTTTCGACCGGCTCTTCTGCAGCCGCATCTCTGACATTGGCGAGGGGGCGAAGCTCACCGGCTGGGCTGACGCCCAGGGGCGGCTGATCGCCGCCCCGCGGATCGTGCGCGAGGCTACCGAGAGCTTTCTTCTTCTCATTCCGCGCGGCCTCGCCCCGGCATTCCTGAAAAAAATACGTCTCTATGTCTTCCGTTCGAAGGTGAAGTTCGAGGATGTCACCGAAAGCCTCTGCGTTTCCGGCCTTGCCGGGGGCGGGGCCGCGCGGGTGCTCGAGGCGGCGGGGCTCTCGGTGCCTGAAAAGCCCTGGGAGGCCTCGCGCTCCGAGGGGCTCACCGCGGTGCGGGTGTCAGACGCGGATCCCGGGCGGGTGCCGGCGTTTGAGGCCGCGTTCCCGCGAGTGATCGTCCTCGGGGAGCCTGGGGCGCTTTCGCGTCTTGACGCCCCGAAGGCCCCCGAGGGGCTGTGGTGGCTCGCCGACATCTCCTGCGGCCTGCCCATGGTCTTTGCGGTTACCTCGGGCCGCTTTCTCCCCCAGGCGGTGGGGCTTGAGAAACTGGGCGGGGTCTCCTTCAACAAGGGCTGCTACCCGGGCCAGGAGGTGATCGCGCGGCTGCAGAACCATCCCGAGCGCCTGAAGCGTCAGCCTGAAATCCTCTGCTCGCATGAGCCGCTGCCGGGCGCCGGGGGCGAATGCCCGGGCGGCACCGTGGTCGAGTCGGTGAGCGCGGGCGAGGCTTTCTACGCCCTCATCGAAAAGCAGCGCTGA
- a CDS encoding DUF4143 domain-containing protein, with the protein MPGAFVEKGIPAAGVRHIPVFEKFVAVLDARNGQEFALGPLQKEAGVAAETAWGWLNGVVAAGGVYLLSPFCENIGQTLIKKSRLYFTDTEFAAWLRQPPGSQR; encoded by the coding sequence CTGCCCGGAGCGTTCGTTGAAAAGGGCATCCCGGCAGCCGGGGTTCGGCACATCCCGGTCTTTGAGAAGTTCGTCGCAGTTCTGGACGCCCGCAATGGACAGGAATTCGCTCTCGGCCCGCTTCAAAAGGAAGCCGGCGTCGCGGCAGAAACGGCCTGGGGATGGCTCAATGGGGTCGTGGCGGCGGGGGGCGTCTATCTGCTTTCGCCCTTTTGCGAGAATATTGGGCAAACACTCATCAAAAAGTCCCGGCTCTACTTCACGGACACAGAATTTGCCGCGTGGCTGCGCCAGCCGCCTGGCTCTCAGCGCTGA